The following are encoded in a window of Acropora muricata isolate sample 2 chromosome 6, ASM3666990v1, whole genome shotgun sequence genomic DNA:
- the LOC136918846 gene encoding protein-lysine N-methyltransferase EEF2KMT-like isoform X2, translating into MADASKNLLEIQRQYLQMNQLKGFTWKGIEHSNLGLETQRKILNMTYLFTLKLGFAPSVSYQRLFLKQFFKLCDDKGYEICDELYEAYGTVLGKSEQWDDKCYKTYTLPCGGLITLEETQQYICNGTTGLSTWTAGKYLAEWALENSSIFQERNIIELGSGTGLTGLTVCATSSPCQYIMTDCHEKVLETLNHNLILNNYHGRKCLLSGENEMPGLMEQCTTVTQEGGSDKYSPVDGNNYRDHVNKKQTALHVMQEGGPCLNQTGYQSCSACRALATDDNCFNMTDSDRGTIAYYTRKPLVIFHHINEDCGLHSGKAQVSVCHLDWINNWKADHFSRLRLGIILAAGKHDINWCEVNKPKNGLFYCDHSCEIKIIRLYL; encoded by the exons atggcggacgcatCGAAAAACTTACTAGAAATTCAAAGGCAGTATTTACAAATGAATCAGTTAAAGGGATTTACTTGGAAA GGAATCGAGCATTCAAATCTTGGTttggaaacacaaagaaaaatacTCAACATG ACATACCTCTTCACATTAAAGTTGGGGTTTGCTCCTTCAGTATCATACCAGAGGTTATTTTTGAAGCAGTTCTTTAAACTTTGTGATGATAAGGGATATGAAATATGTGATGAACTGTATGAAGCTTATGGAACAGTGTTAGGAAAGTCAGAGCAATGGGATGACAAGTGTTATAAAACTTACACATTG CCTTGTGGTGGATTGATAACACTTGAAGAAACCCAACAATACATTTGTAATGGAACAACAGGTCTCAGCACGTGGACG gcAGGCAAGTATCTTGCAGAGTGGGCTCTGGAGAATTCATCAATATTTCAAGAAAG aaacatAATTGAGTTGGGGAGTGGAACTGGTTTAACAGGACTTACAGTTTGTGCTACAAGTAGTCCCTGTCAATACATAATGACTGATTGCCATGAAAAAGTACTTGAAACACTCAATCACAATCTGATTCTGAACAATTACCATGGTAGGAAATGTCTGCTATCAGGTGAGAATGAAATGCCAGGTTTGATGGAACAATGTACTACTGTTACACAAGAAGGAGGTTCAGACAAATATTCTCCAGTAGATGGAAATAATTATCGTGATCATGTCAATAAAAAGCAAACAGCATTGCATGTTATGCAAGAAGGAGGACCTTGCTTGAATCAAACTGGATACCAGAGCTGTTCGGCATGTAGAGCACTTGCTACAGATGATAATTGTTTCAATATGACTGACAGTGATAGAGGTACCATTGCTTATTACACAAGGAAACCTTTAGTGATTTTTCATCACATAAATGAAGACTGTGGACTTCACTCGGGAAAAGCACAAGTTTCTGTTTGTCACTTAGACTGGATAAATAATTGGAAAGCAGACCATTTTTCAAGGCTGCGGCTTGGAATAATTCTAGCTGCTG
- the LOC136919304 gene encoding uncharacterized protein, translating to MALKTVTVFCGSSLGNDPRFQESAKALGECLAKRKINLIYGGGTSGLMGTIAKTMSDAGCVVTGFLPEFFVKRGDCELDSFGKTVMVTDMHTRKQQMFEEADAMIALPGGFGTIEELLEMVTWYQLKLHDKPVGLLNVANYWGGLIEWIQNAVQAGFIYDQNKDILLVADDCDTLIKKLEERASANLVKRTEKSVTVN from the exons ATGGCATTGAAAACAGTCACCGTATTCTGCGGTTCAAGCCTCGGCAATGATCCCAGATTCCAGGAAAGCGCTAAAG CTCTGGGTGAGTGCCTTGCTAAGCGTAAAATCAATCTTATATATGGAGGAGGAACTTCTGGGTTGATGGGAACCATTGCTAAGACGATGTCTGATGCAGGATGTGTGGTTACAGGATTTCTTCCAGAATTCTTCGTCAAAAGAG GTGATTGTGAGCTGGATAGTTTTGGGAAGACTGTGATGGTTACAGATATGCACACTCGCAAGCAACAGATGTTTGAGGAG GCAGATGCCATGATAGCTTTACCAGGAGGATTTGGAACAATTGAGGAACTACTTGAAATGGTCACATG gTATCAGCTAAAACTTCATGATAAACCTGTTGGATTGCTTAATGTTGCAAACTATTGGGGAGGCCTCATAGAATGg ATTCAAAATGCAGTTCAAGCAGGATTCATCTATGATCAAAACAAAGACATTCTTCTTGTTGCTGATGATTGTGACACTTTAATTAAAAAGCTTGAGGAACGTGCCAGTGCCAATTTGGTGAAGCGAACTGAAAAGAGTGTGACAGTGAATTAA
- the LOC136918847 gene encoding RNA-binding protein with serine-rich domain 1-B-like — MGRRSRSRSRSPSTRKDKEKKRTSSNRGRSPVRSSKGKAKTKSDTSKSSVKNGGSKRRSRSSSSSSSSSGSSSSSHSSSSSSSRSSSSGSSSSGSSRSSSSGSSSSSSGDEKEKSKTPKVKNDVKEKETKKVKEVVKEPKEVEVKAPPPPPKVKSPKPSPPPKSPKKSPVPAKSPPPRVRPTRRSVSKSMSRSPSPVKRAPRGRSSSSSSSSRSPRRRKRSPTPKPSKLYIGHLTRNVTKDHVFEVFSVYGHVKTVDLPMDRFNFLPRGFAYVEYSDADAAEAALKHMDGGQIDGQEITAQLILPMRPRDTRPARRPSPPRRRPPPSSWRRSPPARFRGQFRAGGRRSRSPSPRRRSRSKSRSRSRSPARRRRYSRSSSSSSR, encoded by the exons AT GGGTCGCCGAAGTCGATCTCGATCACGATCTCCGTCGACACGCAAGGACAAGGAAAAGAAGCGAACCTCAAGCAACCGTGGTCGCAGTCCCGTGAGATCAAGCAAAGGAAAAGCCAAAACGAAGTCAGATACAAGTAAATCTAGTGTGAAGAATGGTGGAAGTAAAAGACGGAGTCGTTCTTCAAGCAG CTCATCGTCAAGCTCTGGAAGTTCCAGCAGCAGTCATAGCTCCAGCTCAAGCAGCAGTAGAAGCAGTAGCTCTGGGTCTAGCAGTAGTGGTTCCAGTCGTAGCAGTAGTAGTGGATCAAGCAGCAGTTCCAGTG GTGATGAGAAGGAGAAAAGCAAGACACCCAAGGTGAAAAACGAtgtgaaggaaaaagaaactaaaaaagTCAAAGAAGTCGTGAAGGAGCCCAAAGAAGTCGAAGTCAAAGCTCCACCCCCGCCCCCTAAAGTCAAGTCTCCCAAGCCATCACCACCCCCTAAGTCTCCTAAGAAATCTCCAGTTCCTGCTAAATCGCCGCCTCCGCGCGTGAGGCCCACGCGACGATCTGTGTCCAAATCAATGTCGCGCTCTCCAAGTCCGGTAAAGCGCGCACCTCGCGGACGTTCTTCATCCTCGTCAAGTTCCTCGCGCTCGCCGAGGAGGCGTAAAAGGAGCCCAACACCGAAACCTTCCAAGCTCTATATTGGGCATCTCACGCGCAACGTCACCAAGGATCATGTGTTTGAGGTTTTTAGCGTTTACGGTCACGTGAAAACTGTTGACTTGCCCATGGACCGTTTTAATTTCCTTCCCAGGGGATTTGCCTATGTGGAGTACAGCGATGCCGACGCGGCCGAGGCTGCTCTTAAGCATATGGATGGCGGACAGATAGACGGGCAAGAAATCACAGCTCAGTTGATACTGCCAATGAGACCTCGCGATACAAGACCAGCTCGTCGACCCAGCCCTCCGCGTCGCCGCCCGCCGCCTTCATCGTGGAGACGGTCACCACCCGCGCGTTTCCGCGGCCAGTTTAGAGCGGGTGGAAGACGATCCCGTTCTCCCTCTCCTAGGCGAAGGTCACGTTCGAAGTCACGAAGTAGAAGTCGTTCTCCCGCGAGGCGCCGAAGATACAGTCGGTCAAGTTCAAGCTCGTCGCGATGA
- the LOC136919302 gene encoding uncharacterized protein isoform X2, with the protein MQQEGRTDCVEPRNFEKFIAVWDFVPSKKDELALVKGEAVLVVKKYKDGWYRGIRCRGYQVGCFPGNFVAKDSDQTDTIEWQDTQQDPLSSSPTSEVNTLAKLSQERKDLSSEENGMDDHNSMENGQPDADGTRMERHDSLSSNNSGNLSPVPFTSFHGLNMIADAMGQGEESEERKRTKAAMELLTSEVSYFNGLNLLSGHYIRPLRKLRIISREDVEKLFSNAEALEIISKGLVAKLQSRLAHWDVNSTQIGDVLVEVFSNLTWFEPYFKSRKKGNELKSKLEKTNEKFRNFLSKVNCSQTLDSLLLMPIQRVPRYELILKELVKRTSKNHPDYENLKEAQSKAQKAAEALNEHLRQIENETKVVEVIKSFPNDELNLIRRAATISPGRQLFGSVRLRKHDRDHMTTLSKSLKRISLPLMDTIDTSSVSRRGSSATVTHNTLPRSADNSDSDSETESSQSGDILVTSTYIYEGFVERVTKKCSGSSEGGMVQFETVERHLFLFNNVLLVAVASENLITGKKTYKLKNHISLAQAWLTSPSVYCNNSPDNMFLLGSPTQIYKFLASSESAKNMWVKKLKTCIDNEKEAFVKSFKGLPVPDAEFLAVSSEVKTDYNKTVDLELNLKQGEEILIIGIKSGGSWLPGLYSTSVFEFELAWWPGLYKGRFGWFPAQCVTGPDVTSLSSAKEFHPIPVAVALNGIKKTMMSWTGSQLPAPDIEDMTTLKVFKPDKTFKTCKVEPHYLVSDVLQQYTKHKSFVGGQVDTEAIEMREESLDGSVQRSLDPQEKLQDIFALWGKYQGKMKFVMHNVSEKSRKQSGIERERKPEPPTGLLISFD; encoded by the exons ATGCAGCAAGAGGGACGCACGGACTGTGTTGAACCGAG gaattttgaaaaatttatagcTGTGTGGGATTTTGTGCCATCGAAAAAGGACGAATTGGCGCTGGTGAAG GGAGAAGCTGTGCTTGTGGTAAAGAAATACAAAGACGGATGGTACAGGGGTATTAGATGTAGGGGATATCAG GTTGGATGCTTTCCTGGCAATTTTGTAGCAAAAGATTCAGATCAAACTGATACTATTGAATG GCAGGACACACAGCAAGATCCCCTTTCATCGTCTCCAACATCAGAAGTTAACACGTTAGCCAAGTTATCGCAGGAACGCAAAGATCTGTCATCTGAGGAAAATGGAATGGATGATCACAACAGCATGGAAAATGGACAGCCAGACGCAGATGGAACTAGAATGGAGAGACATGATTCACTGAGCAGTAACAACAGCGGTAACTTAAGCCCTGTGCCATTTACCTCATTTCATGGACTGAACATGATTGCGGATGCAATGGGACAAGGTGAAG AAtcagaagaaaggaaaagaactaAAGCCGCAATG GAACTTCTGACATCAGAGGTTTCATATTTCAATGGATTAAACCTTCTCTCTGGG CATTACATTCGGCCACTTAGAAAGCTTCGTATCATCTCACGGGAAGATGTGGAAAAACTATTTTCAAATGCGGAg gcCCTAGAGATCATAAGCAAAGGACTAGTCGCTAAACTTCAATCCCGACTGGCTCACTGGGATGTCAACTCAACGCAGATTGGAGATGTGCTTGTAGAAGTG ttttcaaatttgacgtgGTTTGAACCTTACTTTAAGTCCAGAAAGAAGGGAAATGAG CTGAAGTCAAAGTTAgagaaaaccaatgagaagttCAGAAATTTCTTGTCAAAG GTCAATTGTAGCCAGACTCTGGATTCTTTGTTGCTAATGCCAATACAG AGGGTTCCTAGATATGAACTTATTCTCAAGGAATTGGTCAAACGCACAAGCAAG AATCATCCAGATTATGAGAACTTGAAAGAAGCTCAAAGTAAAGCTCAAAAG GCAGCAGAAGCTTTGAATGAACATCTTAGGCAGATAGAGAATGAGACAAAAGTTGTGGAAGTCATTAAGAGTTTTCCAAATGATGAATTG AACCTGATTCGACGTGCTGCAACCATCAGTCCAG GAAGGCAATTATTTGGATCTGTTCGTCTGAG GAAGCATGATAGAGACCACATGACCACCTTATCAAAGAGTCTTAAAAG GATATCTCTTCCTTTGATGGACACCATCGACACCTCTAGTGTTTCTCGCCGCGGCTCCTCTGCAACAGTTACACACAATACTCTACCTCGTAGTGCAGATAACAGTGACAGTGACAGTGAAACAGAAAGTTCCCAATCAGGAGACATTTTAGTAACCAG TACATACATCTACGAGGGTTTTGTGGAGCGGGTCACAAAAAAATGCAGTGGATCAAGTGAGGGTGGAATGGTACAATTTGAAACAGTTGAAAG GCATCTTTTCTTGTTTAACAATGTTTTGTTAGTTGCTGTG GCGTCAGAAAATCTCATAACAGGAAAGAAAACTTATAAACTTAAAAATCATATCTCTCTTGCACAAGCATGGCTCACTTCACCCAGTGTATATTGCAACAATTCACCGGACAATA tgtTTCTTCTTGGATCACCCACTCAGATTTACAAATTCTTAGCATCATCAGAATCAGCAAAAAACATGTGGGTTAAAAAGCTTAAAACATGCATTGATAATGAAAAAGAGGCATTTGTTAAg TCATTCAAAGGGTTGCCGGTACCTGATGCAGAGTTCTTAGCAGTATCTTCAGAAGTTAAAACAGACTACAACAAGACCGTTGACCTAG AGTTAAATCTGAAGCAAGGTGAAGAAATCCTGATTATTGGCATCAAATCTGGAGGTTCATGGCTTCCA GGACTGTATTCTACAAGTGTTTTTGAGTTTGAGTTAGCTTG GTGGCCAGGACTTTACAAAGGCAGATTTGGTTGGTTTCCTG CTCAATGTGTTACAGGGCCTGATGTGACAAGTCTAAGCTCTGCTAAAGAG TTTCACCCCATTCCAGTTGCCGTAGCTCTTAATGgcataaagaaaacaatgatgAGTTGG ACAGGGAGCCAACTACCTGCGCCTGACATCGAAGATATGACTACGCTAAAAGTCTTCAAACCTGACAAAACATTTAAG ACCTGCAAAGTGGAGCCACATTACTTGGTTTCTGATGTGTTACA GCAATATACAAAACACAAGAGTTTTGTTGGGGGACAGGTTGACACTGAAGCAATAGAAATGCGAGAAGAATCATTGGATGGTTCTG TTCAAAGGAGTTTGGACCCACAGGAGAAGTTGCAAGATATTTTTGCTTTGTGGGGAAAGTATCAG GGGAAAATGAAGTTTGTCATGCATAATGTTAGTGAAAAATCAAGGAAGCAATCAGGAatagaaagagaaagaaaaccaGAGCCCCCAACTGGATTACTCATCTCCTTTGATTGA
- the LOC136919303 gene encoding putative 3-methyladenine DNA glycosylase, producing MDTRAVKRRKHDIKEFSDTEEIREEKTLSVYFKVSKKSSRSCLQKNSKESTDEGRKQVNTSKLCRTFYDKPTVILAKELLGKLIYRVLDDGQVLCGRIVETEGYLGEIDKSCHSYGGKRTERNEPMFMVPGTAYVYFIYGMYYCLNISSQESGACVLIRSVEPLQGLDAMRLSRGKRRADGGKKLKDFELCNGPSKLCQAFCIEKANLNKEDMATSTTFWLEDDKDYLKENVTIVTSTRIGIDSYGPEWALKPLRFYILGNKSVSVKDKKAEAQLLESN from the exons ATGGACACCCGGGCAGTGAAAAGGAGAAAACACGACATAAAAGAATTCAGCGATACTGAGGAGATAAGGGAAGAGAAAACGCTAAGTGTTTACTTTAAAGTCAGCAAGAAAAGCTCGAGAAGTTGTCTtcaaaaaaactcaaaagagaGCACAGACGAAGGAAGAAAACAAGTTAACACGAGCAAGCTCTGTCGGACGTTTTACGATAAACCCACGGTAATCTTGGCAAAGGAACTGTTGGGGAAGCTAATATACCGCGTTCTTGATGATGGCCAAGTGCTTTGTGGGCGGATAGTTGAGACTGAAGGTTATTTGGGTGAAATTGACAAATCGTGTCACTCTTATGGAGGGAAAAGAACAGAACGCAACGAGCCGATGTTCATGGTTCCGGGCACAGCGTATGTTTATTTCATCTACGGCATGTATTACTGCCTCAATATATCCAGCCAAGAATCTGGCGCATGCGTTTTGATCCGATCAGTGGAGCCTCTCCAAG GCTTAGATGCAATGAGATTATCTCGAGGAAAGAGAAGAGCAGATGGAGGAAAAAAGCTGAAAGACTTTGAGTTGTGTAATGGTCCTTCTAAACTTTGCCAAGCTTTTTGTATTGAAAAAGCAAACCTTAACAAAGAGGACATGGCAACATCAACTACATTCTGGCTGGAGGATGACAAAGATTATCTTAAGGAAAACGTCACCATTGTTACTTCAACCCGAATAGGTATAGATTCTTATGGACCTGAGTGGGCACTTAAGCCTCTGAGGTTTTATATCTTGGGCAACAAGAGTGTCAGTGTGAAGGACAAGAAGGCAGAAGCTCAACTGCTGGAATCAAActaa
- the LOC136919302 gene encoding uncharacterized protein isoform X1 — protein sequence MQQEGRTDCVEPRNFEKFIAVWDFVPSKKDELALVKGEAVLVVKKYKDGWYRGIRCRGYQVGCFPGNFVAKDSDQTDTIEWQDTQQDPLSSSPTSEVNTLAKLSQERKDLSSEENGMDDHNSMENGQPDADGTRMERHDSLSSNNSGNLSPVPFTSFHGLNMIADAMGQGEESEERKRTKAAMELLTSEVSYFNGLNLLSGHYIRPLRKLRIISREDVEKLFSNAEALEIISKGLVAKLQSRLAHWDVNSTQIGDVLVEVFSNLTWFEPYFKSRKKGNELKSKLEKTNEKFRNFLSKVNCSQTLDSLLLMPIQRVPRYELILKELVKRTSKNHPDYENLKEAQSKAQKAAEALNEHLRQIENETKVVEVIKSFPNDELNLIRRAATISPEFPSLTSCFFPLFWKHDRDHMTTLSKSLKRISLPLMDTIDTSSVSRRGSSATVTHNTLPRSADNSDSDSETESSQSGDILVTSTYIYEGFVERVTKKCSGSSEGGMVQFETVERHLFLFNNVLLVAVASENLITGKKTYKLKNHISLAQAWLTSPSVYCNNSPDNMFLLGSPTQIYKFLASSESAKNMWVKKLKTCIDNEKEAFVKSFKGLPVPDAEFLAVSSEVKTDYNKTVDLELNLKQGEEILIIGIKSGGSWLPGLYSTSVFEFELAWWPGLYKGRFGWFPAQCVTGPDVTSLSSAKEFHPIPVAVALNGIKKTMMSWTGSQLPAPDIEDMTTLKVFKPDKTFKTCKVEPHYLVSDVLQQYTKHKSFVGGQVDTEAIEMREESLDGSVQRSLDPQEKLQDIFALWGKYQGKMKFVMHNVSEKSRKQSGIERERKPEPPTGLLISFD from the exons ATGCAGCAAGAGGGACGCACGGACTGTGTTGAACCGAG gaattttgaaaaatttatagcTGTGTGGGATTTTGTGCCATCGAAAAAGGACGAATTGGCGCTGGTGAAG GGAGAAGCTGTGCTTGTGGTAAAGAAATACAAAGACGGATGGTACAGGGGTATTAGATGTAGGGGATATCAG GTTGGATGCTTTCCTGGCAATTTTGTAGCAAAAGATTCAGATCAAACTGATACTATTGAATG GCAGGACACACAGCAAGATCCCCTTTCATCGTCTCCAACATCAGAAGTTAACACGTTAGCCAAGTTATCGCAGGAACGCAAAGATCTGTCATCTGAGGAAAATGGAATGGATGATCACAACAGCATGGAAAATGGACAGCCAGACGCAGATGGAACTAGAATGGAGAGACATGATTCACTGAGCAGTAACAACAGCGGTAACTTAAGCCCTGTGCCATTTACCTCATTTCATGGACTGAACATGATTGCGGATGCAATGGGACAAGGTGAAG AAtcagaagaaaggaaaagaactaAAGCCGCAATG GAACTTCTGACATCAGAGGTTTCATATTTCAATGGATTAAACCTTCTCTCTGGG CATTACATTCGGCCACTTAGAAAGCTTCGTATCATCTCACGGGAAGATGTGGAAAAACTATTTTCAAATGCGGAg gcCCTAGAGATCATAAGCAAAGGACTAGTCGCTAAACTTCAATCCCGACTGGCTCACTGGGATGTCAACTCAACGCAGATTGGAGATGTGCTTGTAGAAGTG ttttcaaatttgacgtgGTTTGAACCTTACTTTAAGTCCAGAAAGAAGGGAAATGAG CTGAAGTCAAAGTTAgagaaaaccaatgagaagttCAGAAATTTCTTGTCAAAG GTCAATTGTAGCCAGACTCTGGATTCTTTGTTGCTAATGCCAATACAG AGGGTTCCTAGATATGAACTTATTCTCAAGGAATTGGTCAAACGCACAAGCAAG AATCATCCAGATTATGAGAACTTGAAAGAAGCTCAAAGTAAAGCTCAAAAG GCAGCAGAAGCTTTGAATGAACATCTTAGGCAGATAGAGAATGAGACAAAAGTTGTGGAAGTCATTAAGAGTTTTCCAAATGATGAATTG AACCTGATTCGACGTGCTGCAACCATCAGTCCAG AATTCCCAAGTTTGACAAGTTGCTTTTTCCCGCTGTTTTG GAAGCATGATAGAGACCACATGACCACCTTATCAAAGAGTCTTAAAAG GATATCTCTTCCTTTGATGGACACCATCGACACCTCTAGTGTTTCTCGCCGCGGCTCCTCTGCAACAGTTACACACAATACTCTACCTCGTAGTGCAGATAACAGTGACAGTGACAGTGAAACAGAAAGTTCCCAATCAGGAGACATTTTAGTAACCAG TACATACATCTACGAGGGTTTTGTGGAGCGGGTCACAAAAAAATGCAGTGGATCAAGTGAGGGTGGAATGGTACAATTTGAAACAGTTGAAAG GCATCTTTTCTTGTTTAACAATGTTTTGTTAGTTGCTGTG GCGTCAGAAAATCTCATAACAGGAAAGAAAACTTATAAACTTAAAAATCATATCTCTCTTGCACAAGCATGGCTCACTTCACCCAGTGTATATTGCAACAATTCACCGGACAATA tgtTTCTTCTTGGATCACCCACTCAGATTTACAAATTCTTAGCATCATCAGAATCAGCAAAAAACATGTGGGTTAAAAAGCTTAAAACATGCATTGATAATGAAAAAGAGGCATTTGTTAAg TCATTCAAAGGGTTGCCGGTACCTGATGCAGAGTTCTTAGCAGTATCTTCAGAAGTTAAAACAGACTACAACAAGACCGTTGACCTAG AGTTAAATCTGAAGCAAGGTGAAGAAATCCTGATTATTGGCATCAAATCTGGAGGTTCATGGCTTCCA GGACTGTATTCTACAAGTGTTTTTGAGTTTGAGTTAGCTTG GTGGCCAGGACTTTACAAAGGCAGATTTGGTTGGTTTCCTG CTCAATGTGTTACAGGGCCTGATGTGACAAGTCTAAGCTCTGCTAAAGAG TTTCACCCCATTCCAGTTGCCGTAGCTCTTAATGgcataaagaaaacaatgatgAGTTGG ACAGGGAGCCAACTACCTGCGCCTGACATCGAAGATATGACTACGCTAAAAGTCTTCAAACCTGACAAAACATTTAAG ACCTGCAAAGTGGAGCCACATTACTTGGTTTCTGATGTGTTACA GCAATATACAAAACACAAGAGTTTTGTTGGGGGACAGGTTGACACTGAAGCAATAGAAATGCGAGAAGAATCATTGGATGGTTCTG TTCAAAGGAGTTTGGACCCACAGGAGAAGTTGCAAGATATTTTTGCTTTGTGGGGAAAGTATCAG GGGAAAATGAAGTTTGTCATGCATAATGTTAGTGAAAAATCAAGGAAGCAATCAGGAatagaaagagaaagaaaaccaGAGCCCCCAACTGGATTACTCATCTCCTTTGATTGA